GTGTTTTATATATTATTTTGAGTATTATACGTTGTTTTTCCTCCTCTCCGTTAGGAGAACAAAAACTTAATGAAAAAATGAAGAAAAAACCAATTATTACGTATTTAAAAAATTTAAGTAATTTTTTTATTTTAAGATTCAAAGTTATATTCTGGTTGAAAAAAATATTAACAAAATTATATATAATATATGATGAATAGAATAAATATTTAAAAAATGAAGAAAAAACCAATTATTTTAGTTACAAATGACGATGGAATCATAGCTCCAGGGATTAGGGCTCTTATTCATTATATGAATCTTTTAGGAGATGTATATGTAGTGGCTCCGAATAAAGCTCAATCTGGAATAGGACATGCAATAACAATGAATACAATATTACATTGTGATTCGGTAAAAATAGATAATGGAATTCAAAAAGAATGGGAATGTTCTGGTACTCCAGTTGATTGTGTTAAACTAGCAATTAGTGATCTTCTTCCTAGAAAACCTGATATTTGTGTATCAGGAATTAATCATGGTTCAAATTCTTCTGTAAATATCATGTATTCTGGTACTGTTTCGGCTGTTATTGAAGCAAGTATAGAAGGAATTCCTTCTGTAGGATTTTCTCTTCTAGATTTTAATTGGAATGCTGATTTTGAACCATCTAAAAAATACATATGTCAAATTGTTGAAAAAATTCTTCATAATCCTGTCCCAAAAAAAATCATTACTTTAAATGTAAATATTCCTAAATTAAAAAAAGAAGAAATTAAAGGAGTTAAAATATGTAGACAAGCAGAATCTAAATGGAAAGAAAGTTTTAATAAACGTTATAATCCTAAAGGAAGAACTTATTATTGGCTAGTAGGTGATTTTATTAATTTAGATAAAAAAGTAGATACAGATGAATGGGCATTAGAAAACGGATATATATCTATTGTTCCTATTCAATTTGATTTAACAAATTATTCTATCTTAGATCTTTTAAAATCTTGGAATTTTATTGTATTATTTATATTTCTTTTAATTTTTTAATAAAATCTCGATACAGTGTCATTTCATTTAGAAAAAGCCTTAAATCCCAAAACTATTCAAGATTTTATCGGGCAACATGAAATATTAGAAAATTTAAGAATTTTTATTCAAGCCTCTAAAAAAAGAAAGGAAGCTTTAGATCACATTTTATTTCATGGACCTCCAGGATTGGGAAAAACAACATTAGCACATATTGTAGCCAATGAATTACGTGTAAACATAACTGTAACTTCAGGGTCTGTTTTAGATAAACCTGGGGATTTAGCTGGTTTATTGATTCATTTGAAAATAAATGATGTAATTTTTATTGATGAAATTCACCGACTTTCTCCAATTGTTGAGGAATATTTATATTCAGCTATGGAAAATTATAAAATAGATATTATTATAGATTCTGGTTCTAATGCCAGATCACTACAAATAGATCTATCTCCTTTCACTTTAATAGGGTCTACTACAAGATCAGGATTACTTACGGCTCCTATGCGTTCTAGATTTGGAATTAATTTTCGTCTCAACTATTATGACAAAAAATTATTAAAAAACATTGTAAATCGTAGTGCAAAATTACTCAATATACCAATAACGGAAGAAGCCTCTTGTGAAATTGCTAATAGAAGCCGTGGTACTCCACGTATTGCAAACGCTTTATTACGTAGAATTCGTGATTTTGCGCAAATAAAAGGAAATGGAACTATTGATATGAATATATGTAATTTAGGATTAAAAGCTCTTAATGTAGATAAATATGGATTAGATGAGATGGATAATAGAATTCTTTCATATATCATAGATTATTTTAAAGGAGGACCTGTAGGAATTAATACTATAGCAACAGCTGTTAGTGAAAATTCAGATACTATAGAAGAAGTTTATGAACCTTTTCTGATTCAAGAAGGATATTTAATTAGAACACCTAGAGGAAGAAAAACAACAAAATTAGCTTATCAACATGTTAAAAAAAATTTTCAAAAAAAATAAACTGAAATATTTTTTATTATCCATTTATAAGAATTAACTTTGTGATGAAATAGTATAATCATCAAAATATAAAAAAATCATGCCTTCAAATGTTATTGTTGGTTTACAATGGGGTGACGAGGGAAAAGGGAAAATTACAGACTTACTTGCTAAAAAGTCGGATTATGTGATTCGTTATCAAGGAGGAAATAATTCAGGTCATTCTATTCATATTAAAAATCGTTATTTTGTTCTTCATTTAATTCCTTCTGGAGTAATTTATCCTGGTGTAAAATGTATCATTGGTCCTGGAGTAGTCGTTGATCCTAAATCTTTGATACAAGAAATACAGAATTTAGAATCTATGGGTATTAATACGTCAAAAATTTTTTTAGCAAAAAGAGCACATGTAACTATGCCTTATCATTGTTTACTAGATCAATATCAAGAAGAGTTTTTAGGAGATAGGTTAATTGGAACTACACATAAAGGAATTGGTCCTACTTATGTAGATAAAATTTCCCGTACAGGTATTCGTGTTTTAGATTTACTAGATTTAAAAGTATTCTACAAAAAATTAAAGTATAATATTGATGTTAAAAATAAAATATTTATAAAAATTTTTAAAAAAAAACCCCTTTCTTTCAAATCTATTTACGAAGAATATATAGAATATGCAAAAATTCTTTATGATCGAATTATAGACGCAGTTTATGAAACTCACCAAGCTTTTCATAAAAAAAAAAAGATTTTGTTTGAAGGAGCTCAAGCTATGTTATTGGATATAGATTATGGAACATATCCATATGTAACTACTTCTTCTACTTCTACAGGAGGCGTATGTGTAGGATCTGGTATTCCTCCTAACTTTTTAAAAAATTTTATAGGAATAACAAAAGCATATTGCACTCGTGTAGGGTTTGGACCTTTTCCTACAGAAATAAAAAATGAAATGAGTGATGTGATACGTCAGAAAGGAAATGAATACGGAGCAACTACAAAACGCCCAAGACGATGTGGATGGTTGGATTTAGTAGCTCTTAAGTATTCTTGTATGATTAATGGGATCAATTATTTAGTTATTACAAAATTAGATGTTTTAAGTGAGTTTGATATTATTAAAATATGCATAAAATACAAATCTGATGATCAAGTTTTACAATATTTTCCGGCGAAAATAAAACAAAATATAAAAGGAATTTACATAGATTTACATGGATGGAAACAAAATATATCTCACATACATGAATATATAGATTTACCAAATAATTGTAAAAAATATATTAAATTTATCGAAGATTTTTTAAACTTAGAAATTCTATTAATTTCTGTAGGTTCTGAAAGAAATCAAAATATTGTTAAAAATAAGTCTTTATTTTTTAAAATTTTTAATTAAAGAAAATATTTCTTGTGGAAAGATATAAAAATCCCTTAGTAGAACGATATGGTAGTAAAGAAATGTTATATAATTTTTCTCCAAAAAAAAAGTTTATTCTTTGGAGAAAGTTATGGTTTTATTTGGCAGAAATTCAAAAAGAATTAGGATTAAATATTAGTAATGAACAAATTGATGATTTAAAAAATCATTTATATAACATAGATTGGAATAGGGTATCTTTTTTTGAAAAAAAATTTAGGCATGATGTTATGGCTCATTTATATGCTTTTGGAGAAAAAGCAATTATAGCTAGACCTATTATTCATTTAGGTGTCACGAGTGCCTTTTTAGGAGATAACACGGATATTATTTTAATCAGAGATGGATTAGAAATTTTATTAAAAAAATTGATTAATATCATTTTTCGTCTTAGAAATTTTACTTTGGAATATCACAAGATTCCTACTTTAGCTTTTACTCATTATCAACCGGCTCAATTAATTACTGTAGGTAAACGTTCTGCTTTGTGGTTACAAAGTCTACTTCTAGATTTAGAAGAATTGGAATTTAGGTTAAGAAATATTCATTTTAGAGGAGTTAAAGGAACTGTAGGTTCAGCAGATAGTTTTAAAAAACTATTTGATGGTAATTTGCAAAAATTAAAAGATTTAGAAAGAAAATTATCTGAAAAATTCGGATTTAAAAATGTTTTTTCTATCACAGGGCAAACTTACGATAGAAAAGTTGATGCTCAAATATTAAATTTTTTATCCAATATATCTCAATCTTCTCATAAATTTAGTAACGATTTACGTTTATTACAAAACCTAAAAGAAATGGAAGAACCTTTTGAAAAAGAACAAATTGGATCTAGTGCTATGGCTTATAAACGGAATCCAATACTTAGTGAACGTATGGCATCTTTAGCTAAATATGTTATTTCTCTTTCTAGTAGTTCAGCTTTCGTTTCAGCTACCCAATGGTTAGAACGGACTTTAGATGATTCTGCAAATAGACGATTAGTTATAGGACAATCATTCTTAGCTGTAGATTCTATTTTAATGATTTGGAATAATATATTAGAAAATATTGTTGTATATCCTAAGATTATTGATAAACATATAAAAGAAGAACTTCCTTTTTTAATTACTGAATATATTATTATAGAATGTGTAAAAAATGGGGCAGATAGACAGGATATTCATGAAAGAATACGGGTTCATTCTATGAAAACAAATGATAAAATTAAATTAGAAGGAATGGAAAATGATTTTATTCAACGTATTTTACACGATAAAAAAATACCCATTCATAAAGAACAAATAAGTAAAATTCTAAACTACGAAAATTTAACAGGGTTTTCTTCAGATCAAACCTTAGAATTTATTGATTCGAAAGTGAATCCTATATTAAATCGTTTTCATCATCTAATTGATTCTAATATATAGAACGTGGATAGAAAAATCCAATAATAAAATTATGAATTTTAGAATTTATATACAAAAAAAAAGACCTTTTGATATTGATTCTAGAAAATTACACAATGAATTAAGAAGTATAAATATTTCATTGTCCAATGTAGTTGTTTATCATATATATGATATATATAATATTAATGAAAAACTTTTTTTAGAAAGTTTATCAAAAATTTTTGTAGATCCTGTTACAGATATTTTACACAAAAAAATACAGAATTTTAATGCTTCATATATAAAATTTTTTCCAGATAAATATGATGATCGAGCACATGCAGCTATGCAATGTATAAAAGTTATAGATCCTGAATCATCAGCTATGATTTCAGTAAAAACGGGACAATTAATTGAATTAATTGGGGTAAAAAAGAAACAGGATTTTTATAAAATTAAAAAATATTACATTCAATCATGCTTGAATACAGAAAAAAAAGAAGATGATAAAGAAATAATAGATAATTTCATTAATTTTTCTGTTGAAAAAATTATAGAAATACATAGAAAATGGAATTTTTCTATGAATGTAAATGATTTTCTATTTATACAAAAATATTTCTCTCAAGAAAAAAGAAATCCAACAAAAGCAGAATTACGTATATTTGATGTTTATTGGTCTGATCATTGTCGTCATGTAACATTTTTTACTACATTAATAAACATATCTTTTTATGGATCATTAAAACAAACATATCAAAGTATTTTTAAAAAATATTTAAAAGATAGAGATTATATAGGTAGATCAAAATATCCTATAAATCTTATGGATTTATCTAGTTTACCTTCTAAAATTCTTTATAAAAAGGGAAAATTAAAAAATTTTGTTTTATCAAATGAACATAATGCATGTATTATTAAGGTAAATGTAGATTTTACAGAAAAAAATAAAAAAGAAAAATGGTATTTATTATTTAAAAATGAAACTCATAATCATCCTACTGAAATAGCTCCTTTTGTAGGAGCTTCCACTTGTATAGGTGGGGCAATTCGTGATCCTTTATCAGGTAGAGCATTTGTTTATCAGGGGGTAAGATTGAGTGGTGCTGCTGACCCTATCCATTTAAAGACCCCCCCTATAAAAGGAAAAATTCCACAACATAAAATTTGTTTTGAATCAGCTTGTGGTTATAGTTCTTATGGAAATCAAATAGGATTAGCAACAACCCATGTACATGAAATATACCATGAAGGTTATAGAGCTAAAAGAATGGAAATAGGTATGGTTGTTGGAGCTGTACCCGTTGATTTTATAAAACAGGAAAAACCAAAAAAAGGAGATATTATTTTATTAGTTGGGGGGTTAACAAGGAAAGAAGGAATTGGAGGAGCTGTAGATTCTTCTAAAGAAAAAGAAGATAAATCTGATTTAAAAGATAATGTGCAACAAAAAGGGAATCCAATAATAGAAAGAAAAATTCAAAGATTTTTTAGAAAAAAAAAAGTTGTTTCTTTAATTAAAAAAAGTAATGATTTTGGAGCAGGAGGTGCTGCTGTTGCTATAGGGGAATTAAGCGACAGTTTAGTACTTTATTTAGATAAAATACCAGTAAAAAATGCAGAAAATAACAATATAAAAGCTGTAGAAATTGCACTTTCGGAATCTCAAGAACGTATAGCCGTTATATTAGATTATAAAGATGTGAAAAAATTTATTCATTTTTCTCATGAAGAAAATATAATGTCTGTTCCTATAGGAGAAATCACTGATAACAAACGTATTATT
The sequence above is drawn from the Blattabacterium cuenoti genome and encodes:
- a CDS encoding adenylosuccinate synthase; this translates as MPSNVIVGLQWGDEGKGKITDLLAKKSDYVIRYQGGNNSGHSIHIKNRYFVLHLIPSGVIYPGVKCIIGPGVVVDPKSLIQEIQNLESMGINTSKIFLAKRAHVTMPYHCLLDQYQEEFLGDRLIGTTHKGIGPTYVDKISRTGIRVLDLLDLKVFYKKLKYNIDVKNKIFIKIFKKKPLSFKSIYEEYIEYAKILYDRIIDAVYETHQAFHKKKKILFEGAQAMLLDIDYGTYPYVTTSSTSTGGVCVGSGIPPNFLKNFIGITKAYCTRVGFGPFPTEIKNEMSDVIRQKGNEYGATTKRPRRCGWLDLVALKYSCMINGINYLVITKLDVLSEFDIIKICIKYKSDDQVLQYFPAKIKQNIKGIYIDLHGWKQNISHIHEYIDLPNNCKKYIKFIEDFLNLEILLISVGSERNQNIVKNKSLFFKIFN
- the ruvB gene encoding Holliday junction branch migration DNA helicase RuvB — protein: MSFHLEKALNPKTIQDFIGQHEILENLRIFIQASKKRKEALDHILFHGPPGLGKTTLAHIVANELRVNITVTSGSVLDKPGDLAGLLIHLKINDVIFIDEIHRLSPIVEEYLYSAMENYKIDIIIDSGSNARSLQIDLSPFTLIGSTTRSGLLTAPMRSRFGINFRLNYYDKKLLKNIVNRSAKLLNIPITEEASCEIANRSRGTPRIANALLRRIRDFAQIKGNGTIDMNICNLGLKALNVDKYGLDEMDNRILSYIIDYFKGGPVGINTIATAVSENSDTIEEVYEPFLIQEGYLIRTPRGRKTTKLAYQHVKKNFQKK
- the purB gene encoding adenylosuccinate lyase; this translates as MERYKNPLVERYGSKEMLYNFSPKKKFILWRKLWFYLAEIQKELGLNISNEQIDDLKNHLYNIDWNRVSFFEKKFRHDVMAHLYAFGEKAIIARPIIHLGVTSAFLGDNTDIILIRDGLEILLKKLINIIFRLRNFTLEYHKIPTLAFTHYQPAQLITVGKRSALWLQSLLLDLEELEFRLRNIHFRGVKGTVGSADSFKKLFDGNLQKLKDLERKLSEKFGFKNVFSITGQTYDRKVDAQILNFLSNISQSSHKFSNDLRLLQNLKEMEEPFEKEQIGSSAMAYKRNPILSERMASLAKYVISLSSSSAFVSATQWLERTLDDSANRRLVIGQSFLAVDSILMIWNNILENIVVYPKIIDKHIKEELPFLITEYIIIECVKNGADRQDIHERIRVHSMKTNDKIKLEGMENDFIQRILHDKKIPIHKEQISKILNYENLTGFSSDQTLEFIDSKVNPILNRFHHLIDSNI
- the surE gene encoding 5'/3'-nucleotidase SurE; its protein translation is MKKKPIILVTNDDGIIAPGIRALIHYMNLLGDVYVVAPNKAQSGIGHAITMNTILHCDSVKIDNGIQKEWECSGTPVDCVKLAISDLLPRKPDICVSGINHGSNSSVNIMYSGTVSAVIEASIEGIPSVGFSLLDFNWNADFEPSKKYICQIVEKILHNPVPKKIITLNVNIPKLKKEEIKGVKICRQAESKWKESFNKRYNPKGRTYYWLVGDFINLDKKVDTDEWALENGYISIVPIQFDLTNYSILDLLKSWNFIVLFIFLLIF